The Lactuca sativa cultivar Salinas chromosome 2, Lsat_Salinas_v11, whole genome shotgun sequence genome includes the window ctgctgcagaaaaagcttacCCTAACTGTGAAGCAGTTCCTTGTGAACAATTTGAGACAGCATTCGAGGTTTGTATAGCATTTAATTTgaaccattattattattttttttggttaTAGGCTTGATTCCTACAATTGATCTGGTCTATATATAATCTTGTGATAAAATAAGAAATTTCAAATCTGTTTTTCAATCATGGGTAGTAGATGTTTAGGATTCAGGTTGATTTTTATTTCTGAGAATAACATTAATAAAGAGTACATTTAGTTGGAAAGGGGCATGATGAGACTGCTTGGATAATCCTTAGCATTACAATACAGGTTTATTGCTTAGGTGCTATTTCTTTTTGACATAATGGGGGCATGACTTAATCTGATAAATTATATgagtgtttcttttttacttaatgcaAAAAGAATGACTTAATGGAGAAAGTCAAGGAAATGAGGATTGTCCTATCAATACCCAAATTTCTACAAATTTGGCATCATTTATTTTTGAGAAAACTGCAAAAATGTTCCTAGTGGTTTGTTGTTTTCTTTGGATGGAGTCTAAAATGTATTCAACTTGTCAACTtgcaaaaaacatattttttacatttttgtgtTGTGGTTATCGTGTCCCACTTTAACATCCGTTTGTTTTAATTTGTTAAATGTGCTAAAATGACCTTTTGGCCCTTCATGTTTGTATTATTATGAGAATACTGCAAAAATAGCCCATGTGGTTTGCTGTTTTCTTTGGATAGAGTctaaaaagtttttaatttgcaAATGTAGTCCTTTTGACAAGGTTATCtttatggttttggtccctaactttgaCATCGTTAAATCCCTATAAATTGACAATTTTGGCCTTACATGTATCTATTTATAGCATATTGACCTAATGTCAAACCCACCATCTTTCAACTTCCCTCCCCTCCCCACCgtggatctctctctctctctctccctctctcaccaattttttttaatgtgtGTGATCCTCTTAAATAATAAATGTCACATACAACTGCAAGATGTATCACACACCAAAACCACACAAAACTTCCTTCCATTGCCACCGGCAACACTAGTGGTTTCGGGGTGAAATCTTGCTGCCTATATTTTTTTTGCCATTTTGGATGTCACCATACTTGGGGAATGTTAGAGACATCAAAAGCTGCTTAGGTTGCCATAATGGAGGATTCTCTCTCTTATCTTGAATCCTTTATGATTGGATATAAGTTTTATCCAACAAACGAAAAAATCTTTATTCCTTATCAGCTAAAGAAGATAAAAGATAAAGATCTTCCCGAGAACAAGATTCACAGTGTTGATATATACAAAAATCATCTCGAGAGGATTGTCGGTATGCATCTTTAGTTTTCTTCTTTGTATGCATCTTTAGATAAATACAAAAATCATCAATGAATGACGATCTTGTTATGATGATTTTTTGTATATATCAACATCGTCGATGTTGTTCTCAGGAAGATCCTTCTTTTTATCTTCTTTAACATATGATGAATAAAAAGTTATTTGTGAGTAGGGTGAAACCTGTACCCAATCGAAAACGAATCAATTAGAGAATCAGAGGCATTACGATTTCTTTGGTGGGAGGGACCATTTTTCACAGTTTTCTCTTTATCTTTTACTTCTATTTCTTAAGTGTGGCATCATTTTCACAAATATTTTTAAGCTTTAGGAAGGATGAATGAATAAAATGTTTGTTTGGATAAAGTGTTGTGTATATAAACCTTGTTTCTTTTCTAGACCGAATAATCCGTCTGTATGAGACTAAACAACCATTTTATCCTTACAAATTTCACAATATTCACCACTTTAACGTAAGAGGAgttgaaaggaaaaaagaaggGCAAATAGATAGAAGGTTAGTGTCTTAACACATTAAGCAAGGGTTTTCTCAAATAATTTTAAACATCCTTTACCTAAATACAACACTTAATGGGAAAAAGGACACAGGGTCTAAATAGTGGGACATGACTTAGTTCTGTTTGTTATATATTAGTGTCTCTTTTTGACTTAATGTAGATGTAGAAAGAATGACTAAATAGAGAAAATTGGTGAAAGGAGACTTTCCTCATTAAATCTGAACTTTTTAGTGATCAGCCACCGTTTATTGTCCTCAAATATTTTTTAACATCATTTATTTAGACAAGTTTTGTCTTCTCAGATAGAGTAAACTGTGTGGATATAGTCCCATGCCAAATTTTTTTGCAAGGGGCTATGGCCATGTTACATTGCGCATTTTGTCCATTTCCAAACTAAAATGACTAATTTACCCTCCCTCAATTAGTCATTTCAATTCGGAAAGAGACCAAATCCACAATGAAACATGGCCATAAGACCATTCCTTGATTATCAGGGACCATGTTTCATTGCGCATTTGGTCCATTTCTAAACTAAAATGACTAATTtaccctccctccctccctccaaACTGAAATATCATAAGGGTAAATTAGTCATTTCAATTCGTAAAAGGGACCAAATCCACAATGAAACATGGCCATAAGACTATTCCTTGCAAAAACGTTTTTTCAAGGGACTAATTCCACAATTGTTTTTGCTACACACAggaaccatttttgcagtttaCTCTCTGAAATGTTTTaaactttttgttttatttaaacaCTGCAGGCTGTTGAGAGGTGGCTAGTGGATCGAGCAGTTTTACCCATTGAAAATTCCTTAGGAGGAAGCATTCATAGGAATTATGACCTCTTACTTAGACACAGATTGCACATTGTTGGTGAAGTCAAACTTGCTATTCGCCATTGTTTGCTTGCTAATCATGGTGTTAAAATTGAAGATCTCAAAAGGGTTCTTAGCCATCCTCaggtatttcatatatatattatttgctaccattttgtttaattaattatctcaaaataataacaacaataataatatgtACATCAATGCTTCTATAGGCTCTTGCACAATGTGAGAACACGTTAACAAGATTAGGGATAGTTAGAGAAGCTGTGGATGATACTGCTGGGGCTGCAAAGGTACTATATGTTACTATGCTCTGAAAACAAAAatctaaatgaaaaaaaaaatagcaatgtactttcatttatgtgtatattatagcatcctattttCAATTATAGTATAATTAggtagtttttatttatttatttttataaagtaCAATTCTGTGATCgatagaaatgaaagtaggatgctataataaacaaatgaatGAAATTAGGTTGGTTTCTTGAATTTGATCCGaaaaatataatatgaaaaattagAGTTGTCTTATTATGACTTCAGTTACAATTTTTCTTAAAACTCTTGATACTATCTAATCATCTTCACTGCAACATGTAAATACATTTTAGACAAAGTTACATAAATAGTCCCTGCTgaaaagaccaaattaccctcACACTAACGGTGTTAGCAAAAACGACCATCCATGCAAGTTTTGGAAACCACAGCGACCATATTCGTTAAAAAAAACTAGCAAGGACTGAGTTTGTGACCTTTGGTAAACCagaaggaccatttatgtaaaattTTCTACATTTTATAAGTGTACCTAGAGTTTAGACCTAGTGGCATATAAAACATGTCCATGTTTTAATGCTttctatagttttttttttttttttttttttttttttttttttttttatttatagaatCTTCTTGATAAATTATAGTTGAATAATTATTtactaatattttatttaatgttttcctTCTTTCTTTGTCAGCATGTTGCTCTACATGAACTTGAAGATACTGGGGCAGTAGCTAGTGCTGCTGCTGCCAAGATTTATGGATTGAATCTGCTTGTTCAAGATATTCAGGTAATCATCAAACCTGGAATGGAATTGAGCATTACACAGGAATGGAATGAAGCATTCCATTCCTCAACGGAATGTGATTCCTTGGCTGATTTTTCATTCCTTCATGGAATGAAAGATTATTATATTTATAGTACAATAATAAATTTAATTCTATTTACATAACATTCAGTAAGAGAAAGTTTAATTAAATAGTATTTTGTTATCTTCCAAATGTAACGTAAAAAGCATTcattttaagtataattttgttttGAGATTTCATGGTTAAACTTTTTATTTTAGTAAACAATCTTTTAAAGTAATAAAATAATGTTGTTCGATTGTCTGATaactatatataaatatattttatatgtacTATGTAATGTAttttagtgttatattttaaattaaCGAAAAAATATTAGTATAAATAACATTTTTGTGTTTATTTGTCAGTATAATTTCATTTTGGTGTCTAATTATACATAAGTCCACAAAACCATAAATGGTCATTGATTATAAATTATATGTTGATTGTAAATCACACTTGtatgattttatttttttcattttttttttcaggatTATTCTGATAATGTGACTCGATTCTTAATGTTGGCAAGGGAACCTATAATTCCACGTACTGATAGACCATTCAAGgtttgtttttattaaaaaaaaagaaaaaagaaacaggTCCTTaatattgttttatttatttatttattgtatttaGTCACATGTAAATATATGAATTTATTGTTTTAGACAAGTATTGTCTTCTCACTTGACGAGGGTCCCGGGATGCTTTTCAAGGCACTTGCAGTGTTTGCTATGAGACAAATTAATCTCACCAAGgcaagtttttttatttatttatttatttatttatttattatttttttttattgctcgtgttttaatttttctttatattataaaaatgtAGCTGATTTTTCATTAATTTAATTTACTTTAAAACAGATTGAAAGCCGCCCTCTTCAAAGACGTGCTTTACCTACACATACCGAAAGCACTAATGGATTCCCTGGGTATGTACGGTGTAAAACACGCATAACATGACAAGACAGTCTACACTGTGTTTGACATGTATTGGACTGAGACTGATGTTAATAGGACAAAAAACATCCAAAAATGTGAAACAAGATGGGAAAGAGACAACTCTCGAGCTCTTGTCTTTGcaaaaagacgaaaatgccctcttcatcatcatcatcatcgaaaATAGCCTTAAAAAGCTTATCCAGTCTCGTGCGGTCATATCGTGCCCTATCCCATGTGTCACATGGGATGGGACATAACTGGACAGGACCGGATAAACTTTCTAGCTTTATtttcgatgatgatgatgatgaagagggcattttcgtctttttgCAGAGACAAGAGATCGAGAGTTGAGTCTCTTTCCCATCTTGTTTCACATTTTTGGATGGGACAAAAAATTACTATTTTTATCCTATTGACATCATTTCAGGTGCCAAACACAGTACAATGTGTTCGTCCTATTTTGTATATGCAATTTTAACTCCAAATTAAAATTCTTATATAGGTCTTTCCCTTACCTTTTCTATGTCGACTTCCAAGCATCCATGGCAGACCAAAGAGCCCAAAATGCTCTTTCGCATCTTAaggtttcattttttatttttaatttttaaatttaacataataattagccctatggtttagggtaaattgcacgtttggtccctaacttatttttttaactcgaaaggtccctactatttgtttttgttacacacttggtccctactgtttgtttttgttacgcgcttggtccttgtcttacctaagaaaactattatttaaataaaaaaaaaatagtggggtaggtaaggtaaggtgaacgGGATGGGTTgcgggtgtgtttatttaaataaattaaaaaatcaagagaAAAATAAtcttttaggtaagatagggaccaatcGTGTAAGAAAAGCAAACAGTAAGGatctttcgagttaaaaaaataagttagggaccaaacatgcaaattaccctaaaccatagggaccattcgtgtaatttactctaataattATGACTTCAATGTTAAACGCCATGAATTATTGATCTCAAAATGTTGCTCTTTTTGGCAGGAATTTGCTACTTTCTTGAGTGTGCTAGGAAGTTACCCTGAAGATATCACCATATGACCACTTTCCTAGAATTTTGGTTGATAAGAGTTTATACATCTTATCATACTTTTTGTCAACATGTTGAATGACATCgccttttattttttgttttgttgaattaatatattttgtaaatattttccAAAATAATCATTTTACCCTTTTAAAGTTTTTGTTTTGGCCCACCAAGTAGGGTTTCTGGTAACATTTTTCGACTATTTGTATTGATTCATGTTTTTTCTTAGTTACATAATTCTACTTGACTTATATTTTTTCCCGAATAAGTTTTTGCTCACTTTTTCTTGTCGCATATGGATTATTTGTCTTGGTTTGATTAAAATATGAAAGTTAAACAAGgtaaagaaaatatgaaaaaaaaaactatgatcCCAAAACACACATGTTTTTAGAATCATAACAAATACATGGAAGCAAGAATTATAGTCATAACCATTCGACCACTgtacatttatttattattagtTGTTCATTTCTTGCATTTACAAGAAATCCGCTCCATATTTTAGCTTCTATAAAAGCTAGTTTAGGGCTCAAATCTAGATTCACAATGTATCATTTACAACTGGTTATTGCTACTTAATGGTTGTATCAGAAGTAAATATTAGTTCTAGTAAACACATATTAGAGGCTAAAAGCATTGGTATTAATGAGTGTTAACCTGTCCCTAAAAAACGTACTCAGTCACTAAGATAATCAAGTTATTGTATATGAGACTGATATATCTCgtcattaaaaataatattaaagacTAATATGACATAAAAATGGGGACACAATGGAAACATATTGATTTTATTAACGACGGATGTTCAGTCTAGTCTCTAAAAGACAATATCAAACCGATGAGATATCCTCCCtaatacatgaaaataattttgtcacatgtcactctcttattaacttggacacatgtcattttttggtatttttgaatacaTGTATTTTCCATGTGTCATTTTCTCATTGTTTGTCTTTTCTTAATCAACACATCATATTTATATCTCAATTAATAATtaccttaattgaaaataaccattaaattacaatattacaactcatatactattaaatatgtttccttttaaatttaaattttaaattttaaatttcaaatttaaataaatttttgtttaaacattcatatttaatttttttgttctatccaacccgtataacatacgggtctcacaactagtaaaaTAGGAAACCAAGGTATCACATTGGTGATTAGAGATATAATAAGATCATGTTAATGACACGTATTTAGTCATGAAAAGATGGTATCAAGGACCGATATAACACAAATACGGGATCTTATTGAAAGATATTTGAGACCGAATAAGATAGTATATATTTGGTTTCCAAATGATAGTATCAGGTACTAGATATAATACGATCTAAATTCAAGGATTCGGAGAAAATATATTAGAGACCGAATGAGATATTATCAAAGACCGATTTTCTGTCTCTGtaactttcatttattagggaggagggagtcattTCCTCCCAACCCACTCAACTCAGtatcatattaattttttttttcttcatatttttCAACCCACAACATACTGAAACTCTATCTTTTTCAATCTACTCAAACCACTCAAttacaaaaaaatacaaaaaacctAAGATATAAATCTTAATTAGCAATAAAGTTAACAGTGGTACCTCTAAGATACCACTCCCTCTTCAGTGAGTTAGAAGCGGTGAGTTGTTTAATTGGTTTTACTAACCTGCTCCatcctctctctctactttctctctttctttttgtcttgtaccatgtgttttaaaacttgtattTTAGTTGTTTTgtatactttttttttaattgaatgagTTGAAAAAGATAGGATTTTCATATGTTATGGGttgagaaagatgaagaaaaaaaacCGATATGAAAATGGGTTAAGTGGGTTGGAGGGAATGACTTCCTCCTTTAGGGATTGATTTTCAGTTTTAGATAACATAAAAACCATTAACTAGAACTAAGTATCTAGACTATCTAACAGGGACTAATTGTTGACCTTTTAAGAAATAATTTGTTAGTCTTTTGACACATTTTTATTGTAGTGATTTttctaaccttatatatatatatatatatatatatatatatatatatatatatatatatatatatatatatatatatatatattaatttaggtTCGCGAGCCCAATTAATTGttcacgagccgagctcgagcttcattttaaggctcgaatcaAGCTCGAGCTTCCTCAAAATTAAACAAGCCGAACTCGAGCTTggtcgggctcggctcggctcgtt containing:
- the LOC111897482 gene encoding arogenate dehydratase 2, which encodes MAATISRSPIIPPHNHPITSTSTQKLPSQLKFRRFPISVSASTSSSIQGGTSEGKSTSLPRPLTSTDLTGIPSEGSRIRVAYQGVPGAYSESAAEKAYPNCEAVPCEQFETAFEAVERWLVDRAVLPIENSLGGSIHRNYDLLLRHRLHIVGEVKLAIRHCLLANHGVKIEDLKRVLSHPQALAQCENTLTRLGIVREAVDDTAGAAKHVALHELEDTGAVASAAAAKIYGLNLLVQDIQDYSDNVTRFLMLAREPIIPRTDRPFKTSIVFSLDEGPGMLFKALAVFAMRQINLTKIESRPLQRRALPTHTESTNGFPGSFPYLFYVDFQASMADQRAQNALSHLKEFATFLSVLGSYPEDITI